CCTGCAGCCGGCGCGCAATCGATACAGCCCCGCGCAAGGACACGTCCATTCCCGGCAGCTCGGCCGCAGCCAGGGCCGACGCCGAATACACTGACGCCCCGGCCTCCGACACCACAAGCTTTTGCGGCTTCCGGTCGCTCCCGGAAAGCAGCTTGATCAGTTCCGCCGCGAGTTTGTCCGTCTCCCGGGAGGCCGTACCGTTTCCGATCGCCACGAGCTCGACGTCGTGCTGCCGCGCCAGCCGGACCAACGTCGCCAGGGATTCATCCCACTTCCGCACCGGTGCGTGGGGATACACCGTGTCAGTAGCCACCACCTTGCCTGTTCCGTCAACTACGGCAACCTTCACACCTGTCCGCAGCCCCGGGTCCAGGCCAAGGGTGGCACGGTTACCTGCAGGCGCTGCAAGCAGGACATCGCGCAGGTTGGCGGCGAACACCCGCACAGCCTCGTCCTCGGCCGCTGTAAACATCCGCCCGCGCAGATCAGCGGTGAGCCGAGCAAGCACCCGCGAACGCCAGGCCACCTGGGCAGTCTGCACAAGCCAGGCATCTGCGGGGCGGCCCCTGTCCGTAACTCCGAGGCATTTTGCCACGGCGGATTCGTAGCGGGAGCGCGCGGCGGCGAGGGCGTCGTCGTCGTTCGGGTCCGCCTCGGTGAGATCGAGCTCCAGAATGCCGTCCTTCTCACCGCGCAATAGCGCCAGCACCCGGTGAGAAGGCATTCCGGACGGCGCCTGGGCAAAGTCGAAGTAGTCCGCGAACTTCTGACCCTCCGCCTCTTTTCCCTTCTTCACCCTCGACACCATCCGGCCCTGGGTCCACAGCCGGTCCCGCAGTGTTCCGGCGAGGTCAGGGTCCTGGGCCACTCGCTCCACGAGGATGGAACGGGCACCAGCCAGCGCGGCGGTGGAGTCATCGATGGCATGATCCGGGTTCAGGTATTTGGCAGCCTCGCGCTCCGGGTCCAGCTCCGGCCGCTTCAGGAGGGTTTCGGCCAAAGGTTCAAGCCCGGCTTCCCGTGCGATCTGGGCCTTCGTCCGGCGCTTGGATTTGAACGGAAGGTAGATGTCCTCCAGCCGGGATTTGGTATCGGCGGCGAGGACTGCCCTCTGGACTTCCGGAGTGAGCTGCCCTTGGGCGGCAATCACTTCAAGCACCGTCCGACGGCGGTCCTCGAGTTCGCGGAGATAGCGCAGGCGCTCGTCGAGCTCGCGGAGCTGAGTGTCGTCCAGAGTCCCGGTCGCCTCCTTGCGGTAGCGGGCAATGAACGGGACAGTGGACCCGGCGTCGAGCAACTCCACGGCCGCCCGGACCTGCCACGATTTCACACCCAGTTCGGCGGCAATCTGGGTGTTGATCGCGTTTTCCGGCGCTTCGGCCGGGGACGTGGGGGCGGACGTGCGCTGCGGGAGTTGGGTCACCAGAACATCTTGCCCTACAGACCAGCGTGTCTCCACTGGCTTTCAGTTGGTCCCGCTGCGGTAGGTATTCCGCTCCGGGCCTCTAAGTGCTGTAGTGGAGGTGCCGTCACCGGTAATCATTCGCGAGGAAGAGGCCACCATGCGGGAATTGCTGATCGTCTTCCAGGATGGGTTTGAAGAGGCCAACATCACTGTCACGGTCAATGGCAAGCAGGTGCGGCGGGACTTGGGCGTTTCCACCAACCCCCTCCTGGGAATGGCCTCCGAAGTTTCAGTTGAATTGCCGGCCAAGGGCGCGCATGTAGGGGTCGAGGTCACCAACCGGGGGCTCAAAGCGATCACCAAGGTCAGCGGAAAGCCTAAGAGCCTGCTTGTTTCGATTGAGGACGGCAGGCTGATGATGCGCGAGGGCACAGGCCGGGAGGCGTTCCTTTAGATGCCCGCCTCGAGCTCCTGCCGCCTCCGTTATTTGGCGATGTCCTCGGCCCAAAGTTCAGCATGGTCGCGCTGGAAGTTGCGCATCATGTCAACGCAGCGCTCGTCATTCAGCACCACTACCTCCACCCCGCGGGAGCGCAGGAGATCGAATTCGCCGGGAAAGGTCTCTGCTTCTCCCACCACGACTTTCGGGATTTTGAACTGGATGATGGTTCCAGTACACATGGCACATGGGGCAAGTGTCGTATAGAGCACGGTATCCCGATAGCTGCGCTGGCGCCCGGCCGCACGGAGCGCTGACATCTCGCCGTGGGCAATGGGATCGCCTTGCTGGACCCTCTCGTTGTGTCCCGTCGCAACGATCTCCCCGCCGCGGGCCAATGCCGCACCAATGGGAATGCCGCCTTCGCTGAGGCTCTTCTGGGCGGCTTGGAATGCG
Above is a window of Arthrobacter pascens DNA encoding:
- a CDS encoding Tex family protein, which produces MTQLPQRTSAPTSPAEAPENAINTQIAAELGVKSWQVRAAVELLDAGSTVPFIARYRKEATGTLDDTQLRELDERLRYLRELEDRRRTVLEVIAAQGQLTPEVQRAVLAADTKSRLEDIYLPFKSKRRTKAQIAREAGLEPLAETLLKRPELDPEREAAKYLNPDHAIDDSTAALAGARSILVERVAQDPDLAGTLRDRLWTQGRMVSRVKKGKEAEGQKFADYFDFAQAPSGMPSHRVLALLRGEKDGILELDLTEADPNDDDALAAARSRYESAVAKCLGVTDRGRPADAWLVQTAQVAWRSRVLARLTADLRGRMFTAAEDEAVRVFAANLRDVLLAAPAGNRATLGLDPGLRTGVKVAVVDGTGKVVATDTVYPHAPVRKWDESLATLVRLARQHDVELVAIGNGTASRETDKLAAELIKLLSGSDRKPQKLVVSEAGASVYSASALAAAELPGMDVSLRGAVSIARRLQDPLAELVKIDPKSIGVGQYQHDVTASKLDRSLDAVVEDCVNAVGVDVNTASPALLSRVAGVGPLLSENIVAYRNEHGPFAKRAELKKVPRLGAKAFEQCAGFLRITGGVEPLDASSVHPEAYAVARKILVAAGSAPASSLDPRDFVDGSFGLPTVQDILAELDKPGRDPRPAFAAATFSEGIEKISDLRPGMILEGTVTNVAAFGAFVDVGVHQDGLVHVSALANRFVSDPREVVKSGQVVRVKVLEADPERKRISLTLRLDDEPSPSGGRAPGGRESGGSSSSSRESDGRESGGSARGGRGSDNGSATRGDRRKSSGTQNAGRGRGSAAKPSGDRSPAPQAAPLNTAMAEALRKAGLGK
- a CDS encoding nucleoside deaminase; translation: MTDPVFEAAFQAAQKSLSEGGIPIGAALARGGEIVATGHNERVQQGDPIAHGEMSALRAAGRQRSYRDTVLYTTLAPCAMCTGTIIQFKIPKVVVGEAETFPGEFDLLRSRGVEVVVLNDERCVDMMRNFQRDHAELWAEDIAK